The DNA sequence GCTGCGCACCGCCGACGCCGCCGGAGCCGGTGCCGTGGTCTTCGCCGGCGCCGCCGTCGACCCGTACAACGGCAAGTGCGTCCGGGCCAGCGCCGGCAGCCTGTTCCACGTCGACGTGGTCCGCCACGACGACCCGGCACACGTCGTCGACGAACTGCGCGCCGCCGGCCTACGGGTGCTCGCCACCACCGGCCACGGCGACACGGATCTCGACGACCTCGCCGACTCGGGCGCGCTGGCCGCGCCGACCGCCTGGCTGTTCGGCACCGAGGCGCACGGCCTGCCGGCCGAGCTGGCCAACCGGGCCGACGCCCGGGTCCGGGTGCCGCTGCACGGCCGCGCCGAGAGCCTGAACCTGGCTGCCGCCGCGGCGGTCTGCCTGTACACTTCGGCCAGAGCACAGCGCCCAGGAAGGCCCACGCGATGAGCGTCCGCAGCTACCCGGCGCGCGTCGACGACCAGCCGACGCGCCGCGACCGGCGGCCCGGCTGCGGTGTGCCACCTCGTCGGCTGTTTACCCGGCCCGCCGGTTCCGGCGGGCGGCAGGGCTGACCGACCCCTCCTGCCTGCGCACCCCACCGGCGGGCTGCGGCAGCGCCGCGCGTCCGTAGACTCTTGCCGGTCATCGGCCCCGGTGACCGCACGCCGCGAGGGAGTGCCCGCAAGTCATGACCTACCGCAACGACCCATACGATCCGAAGCAGGTCGCGCTGCTCGACCCGGCCGCGCTCACCGGCGCGGTCGCTGACGCAGAGAAGGCGTTCGCCGCCGCCGCCGACCTGGACGCGTTGACCGCGCTGCGCCCCCAGCACCTCGGCGACCGCGCCCCGATCTCGCTGGCCCGCCGGGAAATCGGCGCGCTGCCGCCGGCCGCCAAGGCCGACGCCGGCAAGCGGGTCAACGAGGCGCGTACCGCCGTGCAGACCGCGTACGACGCCCGGCGCGGCGAACTCGAAGCCGAACGGGCTCGGCGGGTGCTCGCCGAGGAACGCGTCGACGTCACCCTGCCGTACGACCGCCGCCCGCGCGGCGCCCGGCACCCGCTGACCACCCTGATGGAACGCATCGGTGACCTGTTCGTCGGGATGGGCTACGAGATCGCCGAAGGCCCCGAGGCCGAGCTGGAGTGGACCAACTTCGACGCCCTCAACATCAGCCCCGACCACCCGGCACGCGGGCTGATGGACACCTTCCACCTTGACCTGCCCGGCCTGGTGCTGCGTACCCACACCTCACCGGTGCAGGCCCGGACCATGCTGACCCGCACCCCGCCGATCTACGTGGTCTGCCCGGGGCGGGTCTACCGCACCGACGAACTCGACGCCACCCACACCCCGGTGTTCCACCAGGTCGAAGGGCTCGTCGTCGACCGGGGTATCACCATGGCGCACCTCAAGGGCACCCTGGACCACTTCGCCCGGGCGATGTTCGGCGCCGACGCCCGGACCCGCTGGCGGCCGCACTACTTCCCGTTCACCGAGCCGTCCGCCGAGTTCGACGTCTGGTTCCCGCAGCACCGCGACGGGCCACGGTGGGTCGAATGGGGCGGCTGCGGCATGGTCAACCCCCGGGTGCTGCGCGCCTGCGGCATCGACCCGGAGGTCTACTCCGGATTCGCGTTCGGGATGGGCATCGAACGCACCCTGATGTTCCGGCACGGCATCAGCGACATGCGCGACATGGTGGAAGGCGACGTGCGGTTCACCCGCGCGTTCGGGATGGAGGTCTGAGACATGCGGATCGCACTTTCCTGGCTGCGCGAACACGTCGACCTGCCGGCCGACCTGACACCGCAGCAGCTCGAAGACGCCCTGGTCGGGCTCGGCCTGGAGGTCGAGTCCATCGTCGACCTGGCCGGCACGGTCACCGGCTCCCTCGTCGTCGGCGAGGTCCGTGAGATCGAGGAACTCACCGGCTTCAAGAAGCCGATCCGGTTCTGCCGGGTCGACGTCGGCACCGCCAACGGCACCGGTGAGCCGCAGGAGATTGTCTGCGGCGCCACCAACTTCGCCCCCGGCGACAAGGTCGTCGTCATCCTGCCCGGCGGGGTGCTGCCCGGCGGGTTCGCCATCGGTGCCCGCAAAACCTACGGGCGCAACTCCAACGGCATGATCTGCTCCGCCCGGGAGCTGGGCGTCAGCGACGACCACGCCGGCATCATCGTGCTGCCGCCGGACGTCACCGCCGCGCCGGGCGACGACGCCCGGCCCGTCGTCGGCCTCGACGACGTCGTGGTCGACGTCGAGATCACCCCCGACCGGGGGTACGCCATGTCGGTACGCGGGATCGCCCGGGAACTCGCCCAGGCGCTCGGCGTACCGTGGCGGGACCCGGCGGCGATCGACGCACCCGGCGCCACCGACACCCCGGCCTACCCGGTCGAGGTCCGCGACACCGTCGGCTGCGACCGGTTCGCCGCCCGGATGGTCCGCGGCATCGACCCGACCGCGCCGACGCCGGCCTGGATGGCCCGCCGGCTGACCACCGCCGGGGTCCGCAGCATCAGCCTCGCCGTCGACATCACCAACTACCTGATGCTCGAACTCGGCCAGCCGATGCATGCCTTCGACGCCGACCGGCTCGCCGGGCCGCTGGTGGTCCGTCGCGCCGTCGCCGGGGAGAAGCTGACCACCCTGGACGGGGTGGCCCGGGTTCTCGACGCCGAGGACATGGTGATCTGCGACGACACCGGACCGATCTCGCTCGCCGCGGTGATGGGCGGCGAGACCAGCGAGGTGGTGCCCGGCACCCGCAACGTGCTGTTCGAGGCCGCGCACTGGGATCCGGTGATGGTCGGGCGTACCGCCCGGCGGCACAAGCTGTTCAGCGAGGCCGCCAAACGGTGGGAACGCGGCGTCGACCCGGCGCTGCCGCTGGTCGCCATCGACCGCGCCGTCGCACTGCTCACCGAACACGCCGGCGGCTCCGCCGGCGCGGAGATCCTGGACATCGACCACGTCGCCCCGCCGGCCCCGATCGTCCTCGACGCCGGGCTGCCCGGCCGCCGGGTCGGGGTGGCGTACCCGCCGCAGCGGGTCGTCGACCTGCTGGAGGCGGTCGGCTGCACCGTCGCCACCGGGTTGACCGCCGGGGTGGCCAGCGCCAGCGCCAGCGCCGTCGCCACCGGCGTGGCCACCGCCACCTCGGCGGCGTCGGCAGCCGACGACGGTACGGCGCCGCTGGTCGTCGGCCCGCCGAGCTGGCGGCCCGACCTGACCGACCCGGCCGACCTGGTCGAGGAGGTGGTCCGGCTGGACGGCTACGACAACGTGCCCAGCGCCCTGCCGCCCGCCCCGGCCGGCCGAGGGCTCACCGCCGACCAACGCCGCCGCCGGTCGGTGGCGCGGGCGCTGGCCGAGACCGGTCACGTCGAGGTGCTCTGCTACCCGTTCGTCTCCCCGCAGGTCGCCGACGACCTGGGGCTGCCCGCCGACGACCCGCGCCGCGAAGCGGTCCGGCTGGCCAACCCGCTGGCCGACACCGACCCGCTGCTGCGGACCAGCCTGCTGCCGCCGCTGCTGGCGACGCTTCGGCGCAACATCGGCCGGGGGCAGCGCGACGTCGCCCTCTACGAGATCGGCGTGGTGTTCCAACCCCGGCCGGGTGCCGCCGCACCGCCGCCGATGGGGGTCGACGACCGGCCCGACGACGAGACGTTCGCGGCCGCCGACGCCGCCGTACCGCACCAGCCGTGGCACGTCGCGGTGGTGCTGGCCGGTGAGCTTGAGCCCGGTGGCTGGTGGGGCGCCGGACGGCCGGCCAGCTGGGCCGACGCCGTCGAGGCCGGTCGGACCGTGCTCGACGCCGCCGGCGTCCCGGCTGATCGGGTCGAGGTCCGCGCCGGCGAGTACGCGCCCTGGCATCCCGGCCGCTGCGCCGAACTGCTCGTCGACGGGGTGGTGGTCGGCCACGCCGGGGAGCTGCATCCGGCGGCGGTCGCCGCGCTGGAACTGCCCCGGCGTACCTGTGCCATGGAGCTGGACCTGGACGCGGTGCCGGCGGCCCCGGTGGTGCCGGCACCGGACTTCGCCAGCTTCCCGCCAGCGTTGATCGACGTGGCGCTGGTCGTTGACGAGGCCACCCCGGCGGCGCAGGTTCGCGCCGCGCTGGTGGCCGGCGCCGGCGAGCTGCTCGAATCGGTCCGGCTCTTCGACGTGTACGCCGGCGAGCAGCTCGGCGCCGGGTGCAAGTCGTTGGCGTACAAGCTGGTGTTCCGGGCCCCGGACCGCACCCTGACCGTCGAGGAGGCGGTGGCGGCCCGCGACGGCGCGGTCGCCGAGGCCGCCTCGCGGCTCGGGGCCACGCTGCGCGGCGCCTGACCGCCATCGCCTGAGTCCCGCCCCGGTCCGCCCGTCGTCGGGGCGGACCGGGCAGGCCACGCTGGTGACCGTGGTCAGCGCCGCAGCAGCGCGGCGAGGTCGACGGCGTCGGCCATCGCCGCGCAGCCGGCGTCGTTGGGATGCAGGTGGTCACCGCTGTCGTAGGCGGTCGCCAGCCGGGTCGGGTCGGCCGGGTCGGCCAGCGCCGCCGCGAAGTCGATCACCCCGTCGAAGGTGCCGCTGGTGCGGATCCAGTGGTTGACGTCGCGCCAGATGTCCTGCCGTTCGGGGGTGTCCAGGAACGAGCCGCCGAACGGCGGCACGGTGCCGCCGAAGATCGGCAGCCCCTGGGCCCGGGTCTGTGCGACGACCTGCTGGTAGCCGGCGATGATGTCGGCGGCCGGGGCGCTGTAGCCGATGTCGTTGGTGCCTTCCAGGAGGATCACCGCCCGTACCCCGGTCTGGGCGTAGACGTCGCGCTCCAGGCGGGCCAGCGCCGGCACGCCCCAGTACGGTTCGCCGTCGCGTGGGGCGAGCAGCCGGTTGCCGCCGAGTCCGGCGTTGACCACCGACAGGGTGGGCCCGCGGTGGTCGTGCAGGCGACGGGCCAGGTAATCGGGCCAGCGCCGGTTGGCGTTGCCGGTGGTGCTGGCGGTGTCGGTGATCGAGTCGCCGAGCGCAACGACGCTACCGACGATCCTGTGGCCGGCCTGTACGTCGATTCCGTCGACCAGCATCCAGCACGGCGTGTCGGCGTACCCGTCGGCGGTCGGCGCGGTGGCTCGGTCGCCCGCCGCCAGATGGTTGCCCTGGGCGGTGAACGGATGGTTGGTCACCGGTCCGGTCGGCTCCGGTACGTACACACTGACCAGCAGGGTGCTCAGCGCGGCGACCCGCAGCGGGACCGGGTCGCTCAGCGCCCGACCGCCAGCGGCGACGGTGACCTCGTGGCTGCCGCCGAAGGTCAGCTCCCGCATCGAGCCGGGCACGGCGGTCGCGCCGTCGTGCTGTACGGCGACCGAGGCCCGGCCGATCTTCAGCGCCCGGGTGCCGAACGTGTTGGTGACCCGGACCCGGACGGCCCGGCCGCCGGTGCTGACGAAGGCGACGTTGCGTACCGTCTGGTCGGCCAGCCCCTCCCCGGCCGGGCAGTCCGACCAGGGGATGGTGCTGCCCTCGACCGGGCTGGGCGCCCAGGCGGCGACCCAGGTGGCCGGGTGCCGGTCCCGGGCGGCAGACCCGGTGGGGGTGTCACCGCTGGTGGCCACGGCGAGCGCCGTCGTCATCGTGACCGCCAGGACCGCAGCGCCGGCCAGCGCCGCCAGCCCGGCTGACCGGGTGCGCCGGGCGGGTGCCGCCGGTTCGGGGTGATTGTCGCTGGGACGCACGCCTACCTCCTCATCGGTCGACCCGGCGGGTCACTGGGTCGACCGATAATGATAGAGGCGAATCTATGTGTCTGGTGACTGCCCGTTCCGTCGCCGAGCGCACCCCGAGCCCGGCCGGCGGGGCCGGGGCCGGGTCCAGAGCCGGGTTCAAAGCCGGGTCCAGAGCCGGGCCGGGGCCGGGCCCGGTCGACCCTCCGACTAGGATCGGACGATGCCTCGATGGCGCAGGACACGCCTTGCCGCCGGCGCCTCGATCGCCGTGACGGCCGTCGCTGCCTTCGCCAGTGGTCAGCCGCACTGGGGCTGGTTCCTCACGCTCACCGTCGGGCTGCCGTACGCGGTCCTGGCCGTACCGGCGCGCTGCGGTGAGTCGCTGTGGCGTGACGGCGACTGCCCCTACCTGGGGTCGGGTCTGCTGGTCGGCTGTCACCTGCACCGCCTCGACAAGATCGAGCGGCTGCTCGGCGCGCAGCCACGGGCCCGGACCGGCACCCGGCAGGGCGGCGCAGCCACCGGGGTGCCGCCGAGCCGGGTTCCCGTCGTGACCCGGCACGTCCGGGAAGGGCTGGGCTTCGTCGCCGTGCTCCTGGGCGCCGTCTCCGGCCTGCTCATCCTGCTCGGTGTGACACCCGGATAGCGCGGCCCGAACTCACCGCCGGCGGATCTGACTGGTCATGCCGCGTGCGTCGCGGGGCAGCTCGGGGAGGTCGTCACGGTCGCGCCGAGCGGCTTGAGACGGTACGTGTCGGGAAAGCGCCGCCCGCAGAAGGGTGAAGAAGCCAACGATGAACTGGTCGAGGTTGACGAAGACCTCGTTCGCGGTCTCGTGTCGCCCCGACCGGTGCACCGACCATAACGGACGATGGGCGCCGGTGGTCGAACTGTCCGCTGCGCGCCAGCCATGCGCGACAGGCGTGGTGGCTAGTCTGGCAGTATGCCGAAGGCCATCTGGAACGGACTCGTGATCGCCGAGAGCGACGACACGGTCGTCGTCGAGGGAAACCACTACTTTCCCCGGTCGTCGCTGCGTGACGACCTGGTACGTGAGTCGGACACCCACACCCACTGCCCATGGAAGGGCGACGCGTCCTACTACTCGCTGGAGCGCGATGGTCAGCGCAGCGCCGACGCGGTCTGGTACTACCCGGCACCGCTGCCGGCGGCCGACATGGTCCGCGACCGGGTCGCCTTCTGGCGCGACGTGGAGGTCGTCGACACCTGACGGGCGGAGCGGCGGGCGCCTGACGGGCAGGTGGAAAGGGTCTTGTCGGCCCGGATGCATCCTGATACCGTCCTCTGCATAGAAATGCGGAGGTGGGTATGGGCATCCGGGTCGCCGTCGCCGGCGCGAGCGGGTACGCCGGGGGAGAACTGCTGCGGCTGATCGCCGGGCACCCCGAGCTGGACCTGGTCGCCGCCACGGCGCACAGCCAGGCCGGTGCGCCGGTCGCCGCCGTACACCCGCATCTGGCCGGCCTCGACCTGGTGTTCGTCGCCACCGATCCGGCCGACCTGGCCGCCGCGGACCTGGTCTTCCTGGCCCTGCCGCACGGCGAGTCGGCCGCGCTCGCCGCCACCCTGCCGGCCGACGTCAAGGTCGTCGACCTCGGTGCCGACCACCGGCTCGCCGACGCCGCCGCCTGGTCCCGCTACTACGGCGGCCAGCACACCGGCGCATGGACGTACGGCCTGCCGGAACTGCCCGGCCAGCGGGACCGGGTCGCCGCCGCCGACCGGGTCGCCGCCACCGGTTGCTACGCGGTCGCCGCCACCCTGGCGCTCGCGCCGCTGATCGCCGCCGGAGTGGTCGCCCCCGACGACGTCGTGGTGGTCGCCGCCAGCGGTACCTCCGGTGCCGGTCGGTCCGCCAAGACCCACCTGCTGGCCAGTGAGGTGATGGGCAGCCTGTCACCGTACAAGGTCGGCGCCCACCAGCACGTCCCGGAGATCAAGCAGGCCACCGGCGCGACCAGCCTGTCCTTCACCCCGGTGCTGGCTCCGATGCCGCGCGGCATCCTGGCCACGGTCACGGCCCGCCCGGCCGACACCGCCGCCGACCCGGCCGCCGCCGCGCGCGAGGCGCTGACCGCCGCGTACGCCGACGAGCCGTTCGTGCGCCTGTTGCCCGCCGGTAGTTGGCCGGCCACCGCCGCGACCCTCGGATCCAACGCCTGCCACCTGCAGGTGACCACCGACGTCGACTCGGGACGGGTGATCGTGACCAGCGCCATCGACAACCTCGGCAAGGGCGCCGCCGGTCAGGCAGTACAGTGCGCCAACCTGATGCTCGGTCTGCCGGAGACCACCGGCCTGACTGCTCTGGGGATCGCGCCATGACGGTGACCGCGCCGAACGGGTTCCGGGCGGCCGGGGTGGCCGCCGGGCTGAAGAGCGGCGGCGCCGCCGACGTCGCCCTGGTCGTCAACGACGGACCGGCCACGGCCGCCGCCGGGGTGTTCACCGCCAACCGGGTGCAGGCCGCGCCGGTGCGGTGGAGCCGGCAGGTCCTGCGCGCCGGCAAGCTGCGCGCGGTGGTGCTGAACTCCGGCGGAGCCAACGCCTGCACCGGGCCGGGCGGCTTCCAGGACAGCCACGCCACCGCCGAACACGTCGCCGCGACACTGTCCGGCACCGGCACCGGCACCGGCCTCGACGTCGGTGCCGGTGAGGTCGCGGTCTGCTCGACCGGGCTGATCGGCGAACGGCTGCCGATGGACAAGCTGCTCGCCGGGGTGACGGCGGCGGTCGCCGGGCTGGCCGACGACGCCGGACCGGCCGCCGCCGAGGCGATCATGACGACCGACACCCGGCCGAAGACCACCGTCGTCGACGCCGGCCCGGCCGGCACCGGCGGACCGGCCTGGCGGGTCGGCGGGATGGCCAAGGGCGCGGGCATGCTCGCCCCGTCCATGGCGACGATGCTCTGCGTACTGACCACCGACGCGCTCGCCGACCCCGCCGACCTCGACGCCGCACTGCGCGAAGCCTGCCGCACCACCTTCGACCGGGTCGACTCCGACGGCTGCCTGTCAACCAACGACACGGTGCTGCTGCTGGCCAGCGGTGCCTCGGGGGTCACCCCGTCGGCCGGGGAGCTGACCGCCGCGGTCACCGCCGCCTGCGCCGACCTGGCCCGGCAACTGATCGCCGACGCCGAAGGCGCCAGCAAGGAGGTCGCCATCGAGGTGGTCGGCGCGGCCAGCGAGACCGACGCGGTGCAGGTCGGCCGGGCGGTGGCCCGCAACAACCTGGTCAAGACGGCGCTGTACGGCAACGACCCCAACTGGGGGCGGATCCTCGCGGCGGTCGGCACCACCAGCGCGGTGTTCGACCCCGACCAGCTCGACGTGGCGATCAACGACGTGTGGATCTGCCGGGACGGGGCCGCCGCCGCACCCCGCGACCAGGTCGACCTGACCGGCCGGCAGGTGCACATCCGGATCGACCTGCACGCCGGTGCCGCCACCGCGACCATCTGGACCAACGACCTGTCGCACGCGTACGTGCACGAGAACTCGGCGTACTCGACATGACCGACACCACCCGGCCGACCGCGCCGCACGGCACGCTGAGCCGCGATCTCAGCGTCGCCCAGACCAAGGCCGCCACCCTGATCGAGGCGCTGCCCTGGCTGGCCCGCTTCCACGGCGCGACGATCGTGGTCAAGTACGGCGGCAACGCCATGATCGATCCGCAGCTGCAGCGGGCCTTCGCCGCCGACATGGTGTTCCTGCGGTACGCCGGCATCCGCCCGGTGGTGGTACACGGCGGCGGCCCGCAGATCTCCAGCATGCTGCGCCGGCTCGGCATCGCCAGCGAGTTCAAGGGCGGCCTGCGGGTCACCACCCCGGAAGCGATGGACGTGGTCCGGATGGTGCTCGTCGGTCAGGTCGGCCGGGAACTCGTCGGCCTGATCAACGAGCACGGACCGTACGCCGTCGGGCTGTCCGGTGAGGATGCCCGGCTGTTCACCGCCGTGCGTCGGCCCGCCTGGGTCGACGGTGAGCCGGTCGACGTCGGCCAGGTCGGCGACGTCGACACGGTCAACCCGTCGGCGGTCGCCGACATCATCGCCGCCGGGCGCATCCCGGTGATCTCCACGGTCGCACCCGACGTCGACGGCGTACTGCACAACCTCAACGCCGACACGGCCGCTGCGGCGTTGGCCGTCGCGCTGCGGGCCCGCAAGCTGGTCGTCCTCACCGACGTGCCCGGCCTGTACGCCGACTGGCCCGACACCGGCAGCCTGATCAGCCGGATCACCGCCGACGACCTGGCCGACCTGCTGCCCACCCTGGCCGCCGGCATGGTGCCGAAGATGGAGGCGTGTCTGCGGGCGGTGCGCGGCGGGGTGCCCGCCGCGCACGTGGTCGACGGCCGGGTGGCCCACTCCACCCTGCTGGAGGTCTTCACCTCGGAGGGCTTCGGCACCATGGTCACCGATCCGACGAACGACGGGGAGTCCTGAATGGCCTCGCTGCGGGACCGCTGGTCCGCATCGTTGATGGACAACTACGGCACACCGCCGCTGGCGCTGGTGCGCGGCGAGGGCGCGACCGTCGTCGCTGAGGACGGCCGACGCTACCTCGACCTGTTGGGCGGCATCGCGGTCAACTCGCTCGGACACGCCCACCCGGCGGTCGTCGAGGCGGTCACCCGGCAGATCGGCACCCTGGGACACGTCTCGAACCTCTACGTCGCCGAACCGCCGGTGGCCCTGGCCGAACTGCTGCTCGCCCTCACCGGACGCCCCGGCGCGGCGTTCTTCTGCAACTCCGGGGCCGAGGCGGTCGAGGCCGCGTTCAAACTGTCCCGGCGTACCGGTCGGACCCACGTCGTCGCCACCCACGACGGCTTCCACGGCCGGACCATGGGCGCCCTGGCGTTGACCGGACAGCCGGCCAAGGCCGACCCGTTCCGGCCGCTGCCCGGCGAGGTCAGCCACGTGCCGTACGGCGACATCGACGCGCTCGCCGCCGCCGTCACCGACCGCACCGCCATGGTGATCCTGGAGCCGATCCAGGGTGAGGCCGGCGTGGTGGTGCCGCCGCCGGGCTACCTGGCCGCCGCCCGGG is a window from the Solwaraspora sp. WMMD792 genome containing:
- a CDS encoding SGNH/GDSL hydrolase family protein → MRPSDNHPEPAAPARRTRSAGLAALAGAAVLAVTMTTALAVATSGDTPTGSAARDRHPATWVAAWAPSPVEGSTIPWSDCPAGEGLADQTVRNVAFVSTGGRAVRVRVTNTFGTRALKIGRASVAVQHDGATAVPGSMRELTFGGSHEVTVAAGGRALSDPVPLRVAALSTLLVSVYVPEPTGPVTNHPFTAQGNHLAAGDRATAPTADGYADTPCWMLVDGIDVQAGHRIVGSVVALGDSITDTASTTGNANRRWPDYLARRLHDHRGPTLSVVNAGLGGNRLLAPRDGEPYWGVPALARLERDVYAQTGVRAVILLEGTNDIGYSAPAADIIAGYQQVVAQTRAQGLPIFGGTVPPFGGSFLDTPERQDIWRDVNHWIRTSGTFDGVIDFAAALADPADPTRLATAYDSGDHLHPNDAGCAAMADAVDLAALLRR
- a CDS encoding phenylalanine--tRNA ligase subunit beta — translated: MRIALSWLREHVDLPADLTPQQLEDALVGLGLEVESIVDLAGTVTGSLVVGEVREIEELTGFKKPIRFCRVDVGTANGTGEPQEIVCGATNFAPGDKVVVILPGGVLPGGFAIGARKTYGRNSNGMICSARELGVSDDHAGIIVLPPDVTAAPGDDARPVVGLDDVVVDVEITPDRGYAMSVRGIARELAQALGVPWRDPAAIDAPGATDTPAYPVEVRDTVGCDRFAARMVRGIDPTAPTPAWMARRLTTAGVRSISLAVDITNYLMLELGQPMHAFDADRLAGPLVVRRAVAGEKLTTLDGVARVLDAEDMVICDDTGPISLAAVMGGETSEVVPGTRNVLFEAAHWDPVMVGRTARRHKLFSEAAKRWERGVDPALPLVAIDRAVALLTEHAGGSAGAEILDIDHVAPPAPIVLDAGLPGRRVGVAYPPQRVVDLLEAVGCTVATGLTAGVASASASAVATGVATATSAASAADDGTAPLVVGPPSWRPDLTDPADLVEEVVRLDGYDNVPSALPPAPAGRGLTADQRRRRSVARALAETGHVEVLCYPFVSPQVADDLGLPADDPRREAVRLANPLADTDPLLRTSLLPPLLATLRRNIGRGQRDVALYEIGVVFQPRPGAAAPPPMGVDDRPDDETFAAADAAVPHQPWHVAVVLAGELEPGGWWGAGRPASWADAVEAGRTVLDAAGVPADRVEVRAGEYAPWHPGRCAELLVDGVVVGHAGELHPAAVAALELPRRTCAMELDLDAVPAAPVVPAPDFASFPPALIDVALVVDEATPAAQVRAALVAGAGELLESVRLFDVYAGEQLGAGCKSLAYKLVFRAPDRTLTVEEAVAARDGAVAEAASRLGATLRGA
- the argB gene encoding acetylglutamate kinase, producing MTDTTRPTAPHGTLSRDLSVAQTKAATLIEALPWLARFHGATIVVKYGGNAMIDPQLQRAFAADMVFLRYAGIRPVVVHGGGPQISSMLRRLGIASEFKGGLRVTTPEAMDVVRMVLVGQVGRELVGLINEHGPYAVGLSGEDARLFTAVRRPAWVDGEPVDVGQVGDVDTVNPSAVADIIAAGRIPVISTVAPDVDGVLHNLNADTAAAALAVALRARKLVVLTDVPGLYADWPDTGSLISRITADDLADLLPTLAAGMVPKMEACLRAVRGGVPAAHVVDGRVAHSTLLEVFTSEGFGTMVTDPTNDGES
- a CDS encoding phenylalanine--tRNA ligase subunit alpha, with the translated sequence MTYRNDPYDPKQVALLDPAALTGAVADAEKAFAAAADLDALTALRPQHLGDRAPISLARREIGALPPAAKADAGKRVNEARTAVQTAYDARRGELEAERARRVLAEERVDVTLPYDRRPRGARHPLTTLMERIGDLFVGMGYEIAEGPEAELEWTNFDALNISPDHPARGLMDTFHLDLPGLVLRTHTSPVQARTMLTRTPPIYVVCPGRVYRTDELDATHTPVFHQVEGLVVDRGITMAHLKGTLDHFARAMFGADARTRWRPHYFPFTEPSAEFDVWFPQHRDGPRWVEWGGCGMVNPRVLRACGIDPEVYSGFAFGMGIERTLMFRHGISDMRDMVEGDVRFTRAFGMEV
- the argC gene encoding N-acetyl-gamma-glutamyl-phosphate reductase, yielding MGIRVAVAGASGYAGGELLRLIAGHPELDLVAATAHSQAGAPVAAVHPHLAGLDLVFVATDPADLAAADLVFLALPHGESAALAATLPADVKVVDLGADHRLADAAAWSRYYGGQHTGAWTYGLPELPGQRDRVAAADRVAATGCYAVAATLALAPLIAAGVVAPDDVVVVAASGTSGAGRSAKTHLLASEVMGSLSPYKVGAHQHVPEIKQATGATSLSFTPVLAPMPRGILATVTARPADTAADPAAAAREALTAAYADEPFVRLLPAGSWPATAATLGSNACHLQVTTDVDSGRVIVTSAIDNLGKGAAGQAVQCANLMLGLPETTGLTALGIAP
- a CDS encoding DUF427 domain-containing protein, with amino-acid sequence MPKAIWNGLVIAESDDTVVVEGNHYFPRSSLRDDLVRESDTHTHCPWKGDASYYSLERDGQRSADAVWYYPAPLPAADMVRDRVAFWRDVEVVDT
- the argJ gene encoding bifunctional glutamate N-acetyltransferase/amino-acid acetyltransferase ArgJ, with translation MTVTAPNGFRAAGVAAGLKSGGAADVALVVNDGPATAAAGVFTANRVQAAPVRWSRQVLRAGKLRAVVLNSGGANACTGPGGFQDSHATAEHVAATLSGTGTGTGLDVGAGEVAVCSTGLIGERLPMDKLLAGVTAAVAGLADDAGPAAAEAIMTTDTRPKTTVVDAGPAGTGGPAWRVGGMAKGAGMLAPSMATMLCVLTTDALADPADLDAALREACRTTFDRVDSDGCLSTNDTVLLLASGASGVTPSAGELTAAVTAACADLARQLIADAEGASKEVAIEVVGAASETDAVQVGRAVARNNLVKTALYGNDPNWGRILAAVGTTSAVFDPDQLDVAINDVWICRDGAAAAPRDQVDLTGRQVHIRIDLHAGAATATIWTNDLSHAYVHENSAYST